One window of the Labilibaculum sp. genome contains the following:
- the nifH gene encoding nitrogenase iron protein, whose translation MRKIAIYGKGGIGKSTTTQNTVAGLVEAGKNIMVVGCDPKADSTRLLLGGLAQKTVLDTLREEGEDVDLDDIVRPGYGGVRCVESGGPEPGVGCAGRGIITSINMLEQLGAWDDKYEIDYTFYDVLGDVVCGGFAMPIREGKAEEIYIVVSGEMMAMYAANNICKGIQKYAQNGVVRLGGLICNSRNVDHESDMIEELARKLGTQMIHFVPRDNVVQRAEIHRKTVIEYEPEHGQADEYRKLSNAIDGNEMFVIPTPLEMEELEKLLIDFGIDA comes from the coding sequence ATGAGAAAAATTGCCATTTACGGAAAAGGTGGAATTGGAAAATCAACTACAACCCAAAACACTGTAGCAGGTCTAGTTGAAGCTGGAAAAAACATCATGGTTGTTGGATGTGATCCCAAAGCCGACTCCACAAGATTATTATTAGGAGGATTAGCTCAAAAAACAGTTCTTGACACACTGCGCGAAGAAGGAGAAGATGTTGATTTGGATGATATTGTTCGTCCTGGTTACGGTGGAGTAAGATGCGTTGAATCAGGAGGACCTGAACCAGGAGTTGGTTGCGCCGGTCGTGGAATTATTACTTCGATTAATATGTTGGAACAGTTAGGTGCCTGGGATGACAAATACGAAATAGACTACACATTCTACGATGTGCTTGGTGATGTGGTTTGCGGAGGTTTTGCAATGCCAATCCGTGAAGGTAAAGCGGAAGAAATTTACATTGTTGTTTCTGGTGAAATGATGGCCATGTATGCTGCAAACAATATCTGTAAAGGAATTCAAAAATATGCACAGAACGGAGTTGTTCGTTTGGGAGGCTTAATTTGCAATTCACGTAATGTTGATCACGAAAGTGATATGATTGAAGAATTAGCACGAAAACTGGGCACACAAATGATTCACTTTGTTCCTCGTGACAATGTGGTTCAAAGAGCTGAAATTCATCGTAAGACAGTGATTGAATATGAACCGGAACATGGTCAGGCCGATGAATACCGTAAATTATCCAATGCCATAGATGGCAATGAAATGTTTGTAATTCCAACACCATTAGAAATGGAAGAATTGGAAAAACTTCTAATCGATTTTGGTATTGACGCCTGA
- a CDS encoding P-II family nitrogen regulator, with protein sequence MLMIKAIIRPEKTNKVLKALFEAGYIAVTKMPVVGRGKQRGIKIGDVTYDELPKEMLMMVIKDEDKDFAINTILDAARSTPKGAFGDGKIFVSPVDEAYTISRGTKEL encoded by the coding sequence ATGTTAATGATAAAAGCAATAATCCGCCCTGAAAAAACCAATAAGGTCTTAAAAGCTCTGTTTGAAGCAGGATACATCGCTGTAACAAAAATGCCTGTGGTTGGCCGCGGCAAGCAGCGGGGAATCAAAATTGGTGATGTTACTTACGATGAACTGCCTAAAGAAATGCTGATGATGGTTATTAAAGATGAAGACAAAGATTTCGCCATCAACACCATTCTGGATGCTGCCCGATCCACTCCAAAAGGAGCCTTCGGTGATGGGAAAATATTCGTATCTCCAGTTGATGAAGCCTACACAATAAGCAGAGGTACCAAAGAATTATAA
- a CDS encoding P-II family nitrogen regulator, with amino-acid sequence MKCIMSIIKINKMNKTKRALRDAGFSSMTATGSVFGRGKGLWDAKVLEGVKNDQPEALELLGKEPRLRPQRLLQVVVPNHKVSECIETIIEANQSKSPGDGKIFVLPVNEAIRVRTAESGDQVLDN; translated from the coding sequence ATGAAGTGTATAATGTCCATTATCAAGATTAATAAAATGAACAAAACCAAACGGGCTTTGCGTGATGCCGGATTTTCTTCGATGACTGCAACAGGTAGTGTATTCGGACGCGGCAAAGGCCTTTGGGATGCTAAAGTTTTAGAAGGTGTAAAGAATGATCAGCCTGAAGCATTGGAGCTTTTAGGAAAAGAACCCAGACTTCGCCCTCAACGCCTGCTTCAAGTTGTTGTTCCGAACCATAAGGTATCAGAATGTATCGAAACAATAATCGAAGCCAATCAATCAAAAAGCCCAGGAGATGGTAAAATTTTCGTTTTGCCTGTAAATGAAGCGATACGTGTAAGAACTGCAGAAAGCGGTGATCAAGTTCTGGATAATTAA
- the nifD gene encoding nitrogenase molybdenum-iron protein alpha chain, producing the protein MVKKLDITQGLPDPSKVMDEIMAKYPTKIAKKRQKSLVVNDPAEGKEIQANVRTIPGIITQRGCTYAGCKGVVLGPTRDIINLVHGPIGCSFYAWLTRRNQTRPAEGEDNFITYSFSTDIQDSNIVFGGEAKLKDAVREAFEIFKPKAIGIFSTCPVGLIGDDVHSVSREMKEELGINIFGFSCEGYRGVSQSAGHHIANNGVFKNVIGNNNRDRIGKFQINLLGEYNIGGDAFELERLFDEAGITLLSTFSGNSTIESMEYAHTADLNLIMCHRSINYIAEMMEEKYGIPWVKVSFIGAEGSAKALRKVAEYFDDAELSAKVEEIIEREMKKVEVVREAVKAKTEGKLAMMFVGGSRAHHYQDLFSEIGVTTVSAGYEFAHRDDYEGRDVIPSIKIDADTRNIEDLTVEKDLELYREDLAVKKEKLLKNGYEFSNYDGMMSEMKKNSLVIDDINHWETEKLIEYYKPDIFCAGIKEKYVVQKSGVPLKQLHSYDYGGPYAGFEGAINFYLEMERMLCTRIWKMVTTPWKTDPEIVGSFAINE; encoded by the coding sequence ATGGTAAAAAAATTAGATATAACACAGGGTTTGCCGGATCCATCGAAAGTGATGGATGAGATCATGGCAAAATACCCGACAAAAATTGCCAAAAAACGTCAAAAGTCATTGGTGGTTAATGATCCTGCCGAAGGAAAAGAAATTCAAGCCAACGTAAGAACCATTCCGGGAATTATTACTCAACGAGGATGTACTTACGCAGGATGTAAAGGGGTAGTATTAGGCCCAACAAGAGATATTATTAATTTGGTTCACGGGCCAATTGGCTGCAGTTTTTACGCCTGGCTTACAAGAAGAAACCAAACCAGACCTGCTGAAGGAGAAGATAACTTTATTACCTACAGTTTTTCTACCGACATACAGGATTCTAACATTGTATTTGGTGGTGAAGCTAAGCTAAAAGATGCCGTTCGCGAAGCATTCGAGATTTTTAAACCCAAAGCAATTGGCATTTTCTCAACCTGCCCTGTTGGTTTAATCGGAGATGATGTGCACTCAGTATCCCGCGAGATGAAAGAGGAATTGGGAATTAATATTTTCGGTTTTAGCTGCGAAGGATACCGCGGTGTATCTCAATCGGCGGGTCACCACATTGCAAACAATGGTGTATTCAAAAATGTAATCGGCAACAACAACAGAGACCGTATTGGCAAATTCCAAATCAATCTGCTTGGCGAATACAATATTGGTGGTGACGCTTTTGAATTGGAAAGATTGTTTGATGAAGCTGGAATCACTTTGCTGTCCACTTTTAGTGGTAACTCTACGATCGAAAGTATGGAATATGCTCATACCGCTGACCTTAATCTGATTATGTGTCACCGCTCCATCAATTACATTGCTGAGATGATGGAAGAGAAATATGGTATTCCTTGGGTGAAAGTTAGTTTCATTGGTGCAGAAGGCAGTGCAAAAGCTCTTCGTAAAGTCGCTGAGTATTTTGATGATGCTGAGCTAAGTGCAAAAGTGGAAGAGATTATAGAACGCGAGATGAAGAAAGTGGAAGTGGTAAGAGAAGCTGTAAAAGCAAAAACAGAAGGCAAATTAGCCATGATGTTTGTTGGAGGTTCAAGAGCTCATCATTATCAGGATTTATTCTCGGAAATAGGTGTAACCACAGTATCGGCAGGATATGAATTTGCTCACCGTGACGATTACGAAGGCAGAGATGTTATTCCAAGCATAAAAATTGATGCCGATACCCGAAACATTGAAGATCTGACTGTTGAGAAAGATCTTGAATTATACCGTGAAGACTTAGCTGTAAAAAAAGAAAAACTTCTTAAAAATGGTTACGAATTCAGCAACTATGACGGTATGATGTCCGAAATGAAAAAGAACTCACTGGTTATTGATGACATCAACCATTGGGAAACTGAAAAGCTGATTGAGTACTATAAACCTGATATTTTTTGTGCAGGTATTAAAGAAAAATATGTGGTGCAAAAGTCTGGAGTTCCATTGAAACAATTACACAGCTACGATTACGGTGGACCCTATGCCGGTTTTGAAGGAGCAATCAATTTCTATCTGGAAATGGAGCGCATGCTCTGCACAAGAATCTGGAAAATGGTGACTACACCTTGGAAAACCGACCCTGAAATTGTTGGAAGTTTTGCCATTAACGAATAA
- the nifK gene encoding nitrogenase molybdenum-iron protein subunit beta — protein sequence MLLNHTTSKIVERKALTVNPAKTCQPIGAMYAALGIHGCLPHSHGSQGCCSYHRSTLTRHYKEPVMAATSSFTEGSSVFGGQANLLQAITNIFTIYEPDIIAVHSTCLSETIGDDLGQIVSKAASDGKIPEGKHVIQAPTPSYVGSHVTGYANMLEGIVKYFAKKSDSLKNQLNILSGWVEPSDMRELKRILKLMKVKNVLLPDTSDVLDSPMNGKFEMYPKGGTTIPEMVSMGDSLHTLALGEWATEKAAINLDNQCKVKFSIQDLPIGIQATDRFIQSLAKLGSVSVPESINDERGRLIDVITDMHQYLYGKRVALWGDPDQLIPLAEFLVDMDMKPVYIVSGTPGKTFEKKMEKILSKSVPEAKYKNGANADMLLMHQWIKENPVDLLIGNTYGKYISRDEKIPFVRMGFPIIDRIGHSYFPTLGYMGGLRILEKILSVLMDQQDATCPEESFELVM from the coding sequence ATGTTATTAAATCATACAACAAGTAAAATAGTAGAGAGAAAGGCCTTAACGGTAAATCCGGCGAAGACCTGTCAGCCTATTGGTGCAATGTATGCCGCATTAGGAATACACGGATGTTTGCCTCACAGTCATGGCTCGCAAGGCTGCTGTTCTTATCACAGAAGTACTTTAACCCGACACTACAAAGAACCCGTAATGGCTGCAACCAGTTCATTTACCGAAGGTTCATCCGTTTTTGGCGGACAAGCAAACTTACTGCAGGCAATCACAAATATTTTTACCATATACGAGCCGGATATAATTGCAGTGCATTCCACATGTTTATCAGAAACAATTGGCGATGACTTAGGGCAGATTGTAAGTAAGGCTGCATCGGATGGTAAAATTCCGGAAGGAAAGCACGTGATACAGGCTCCAACTCCAAGTTACGTAGGTAGTCATGTAACTGGTTATGCCAATATGCTGGAAGGTATTGTAAAATATTTCGCTAAAAAAAGCGATAGTCTTAAAAATCAGCTGAATATTCTCTCTGGTTGGGTAGAACCTTCTGACATGAGAGAATTAAAAAGAATTTTAAAACTAATGAAGGTGAAAAATGTTTTGCTTCCTGACACTTCAGATGTTTTGGATTCGCCTATGAACGGGAAATTTGAAATGTATCCGAAAGGAGGAACTACAATTCCAGAAATGGTAAGCATGGGTGACAGCCTTCATACCCTTGCCTTGGGTGAATGGGCAACGGAAAAAGCAGCTATCAATCTCGACAATCAGTGTAAAGTAAAATTCAGCATACAGGATCTGCCAATTGGTATTCAGGCAACTGATCGTTTTATTCAGTCACTGGCAAAACTTGGATCTGTTTCTGTTCCTGAATCCATTAACGATGAACGTGGACGTTTGATTGATGTGATTACTGATATGCACCAATACCTGTATGGTAAACGTGTAGCATTATGGGGTGATCCCGATCAATTGATTCCATTAGCAGAGTTTTTGGTAGACATGGATATGAAACCAGTTTACATTGTTTCAGGAACTCCCGGTAAAACATTCGAAAAAAAAATGGAAAAGATTCTAAGCAAAAGTGTACCAGAGGCCAAATATAAAAACGGTGCCAATGCCGATATGCTTTTAATGCACCAATGGATCAAAGAAAACCCTGTGGATCTATTAATTGGAAACACCTATGGAAAATACATTTCGAGAGATGAAAAGATTCCATTTGTACGAATGGGCTTCCCTATTATCGACCGCATTGGACACAGTTATTTTCCAACACTAGGTTATATGGGAGGATTGAGAATTCTTGAAAAAATTCTTTCAGTACTTATGGATCAGCAGGATGCAACTTGCCCTGAAGAATCATTCGAGTTGGTAATGTAG
- the nifE gene encoding nitrogenase iron-molybdenum cofactor biosynthesis protein NifE produces the protein MERIIKERSTQVHTIGTSAHDLDCEKKSLAGSVSQRACVFCGSRVVLYPIADALHLIHGPIGCAAYTWDIRGALSSGPQLHRLSFSTDLRERDVVFGGEPKLYTALTELIEAYKPKVAFVYSTCIVGVIGDDVEAVCRKVSAEQKIDILPVMAEGFKGTKKDGYKAACDALSKLVGTDNEFQAPPFSINILGDFNLAGELWMLKEYYEKIGINIITCLTGDGRINEIRQAHKASINVVQCSGSMMHLAKEMEEKYGIPFIKVSYFGIEDMADALYEAAGFFNNDEMLQKAKDLVSKEIRTLLPALTPFKEKLQGKKAAIYVGGAFKAISLVKALRLIGMKTVMVGSQTGNKDDYNLLKKLCDEGTIIVDDSNPNELSEFVKEKGVDLFIGGVKERPIAYKLGIGFCDHNHERKEALAGFEGMLNFANEVYASVTSPVWKFFKR, from the coding sequence ATGGAGAGAATAATCAAAGAACGATCCACTCAGGTACACACAATAGGAACATCAGCCCATGATTTAGATTGTGAGAAGAAAAGCTTAGCCGGAAGTGTCAGCCAACGCGCCTGTGTATTTTGTGGCTCGCGGGTTGTACTTTATCCCATTGCCGATGCACTGCACCTGATTCACGGCCCCATAGGTTGTGCCGCTTACACCTGGGATATCCGGGGTGCATTATCCTCCGGACCGCAATTGCACCGATTAAGTTTTTCGACCGATTTACGCGAACGTGATGTGGTTTTTGGCGGAGAACCAAAACTCTATACTGCACTTACTGAATTAATTGAAGCCTACAAACCGAAAGTAGCATTTGTCTACTCCACCTGCATTGTTGGCGTTATTGGCGATGATGTTGAAGCCGTGTGCCGAAAAGTATCTGCAGAACAAAAAATAGATATATTGCCTGTAATGGCGGAAGGTTTTAAAGGTACAAAAAAAGACGGGTACAAAGCTGCCTGCGATGCTCTGTCGAAACTTGTCGGCACAGATAATGAATTTCAGGCACCTCCTTTTAGCATAAACATTTTGGGAGATTTTAATTTGGCTGGAGAACTATGGATGCTAAAGGAATATTACGAAAAAATTGGTATAAACATTATTACCTGCCTTACCGGCGATGGCAGAATAAATGAAATTCGTCAGGCACACAAAGCCTCCATAAATGTAGTTCAATGCTCTGGTTCAATGATGCATCTGGCCAAAGAAATGGAAGAAAAATACGGGATTCCATTCATAAAAGTATCCTATTTCGGGATTGAAGATATGGCTGATGCCCTTTACGAAGCAGCCGGTTTTTTTAATAATGATGAAATGCTTCAAAAAGCAAAAGATTTAGTTTCGAAAGAAATTAGGACTTTACTACCTGCTTTAACTCCATTCAAAGAAAAATTACAAGGCAAAAAGGCCGCGATTTATGTTGGTGGTGCCTTTAAGGCAATCAGCTTGGTGAAAGCCCTTCGGTTAATTGGAATGAAAACCGTAATGGTAGGATCGCAAACCGGAAACAAAGACGATTACAATTTGCTTAAAAAATTGTGCGATGAAGGAACCATTATTGTTGATGATTCAAATCCGAATGAACTTTCAGAATTTGTAAAAGAAAAAGGAGTTGACCTCTTTATTGGCGGCGTAAAAGAACGTCCGATTGCCTACAAATTAGGAATTGGGTTCTGCGATCACAATCACGAAAGAAAAGAAGCATTGGCTGGTTTCGAAGGCATGCTAAACTTTGCAAACGAGGTTTACGCCTCGGTAACCAGTCCTGTATGGAAATTCTTTAAACGCTAA
- a CDS encoding nitrogenase component 1, whose product MEKIPTLSYIRPFVSTRNACKLCSPLGACIAIKGIEGCVPVIHGSQGCATYIRRYMISHYKEPVDIASSNFSEETTIFGGEANLKTALTNVTNQYQPMAIGVATTCLSETIGEDVASQLSHIRNDSTSSNLPSLFTVSTPSYQGTHMDGFHATVLAVVKNYAKKLPSADKINFFPGFVSPSDIRHIKEIVADFDLTTTILPDYSDTLDNPVWDQYYRVPKGGTPISELEKMGEAYASVELGVFTAVKQGGQNGGTEVSGASWLESEHSVKNHQCLLPIGMSNSDSLFDILSKISGKDIPVKYRMQRGRLLDSYADGHKYIFGKKAVVYGEEDLVLALCSFLDEIGVEVVLAASGANSGKLQKEIIRHCPEHGKTIKVISDSDFEQINEACNTIKPDFLIGNSKGNYIAGNFNIPLIRVGFPIHDRIGGQRITLLGYQGTQELFDKVVNAMIEYKQNNSPIGYKYM is encoded by the coding sequence ATGGAAAAAATCCCAACTTTATCATATATCAGACCATTTGTATCAACACGAAATGCGTGTAAACTGTGCTCACCCTTGGGTGCCTGTATTGCGATAAAGGGCATTGAAGGTTGCGTTCCTGTAATTCACGGCTCTCAAGGGTGCGCCACCTACATTCGTCGTTACATGATTAGTCATTACAAGGAGCCTGTAGATATTGCATCTTCCAATTTTAGCGAAGAAACTACCATTTTTGGAGGAGAGGCAAATTTAAAAACTGCACTAACCAATGTTACCAATCAATATCAGCCAATGGCAATTGGCGTTGCTACAACATGCCTGAGCGAAACCATTGGGGAAGACGTTGCATCACAACTAAGTCACATAAGAAACGACAGCACCAGTTCCAATTTACCAAGTTTGTTTACCGTTTCAACACCAAGTTATCAGGGAACTCACATGGATGGATTTCATGCAACAGTATTAGCTGTTGTCAAAAACTATGCGAAAAAATTACCATCTGCTGACAAAATCAATTTTTTCCCAGGCTTTGTTTCACCTTCAGATATTCGGCATATCAAAGAAATAGTAGCTGACTTTGATCTTACAACAACAATTTTACCCGATTACTCGGATACTTTGGACAACCCCGTTTGGGATCAATATTATCGTGTACCAAAAGGAGGTACTCCAATATCAGAGCTTGAAAAAATGGGAGAAGCCTACGCATCGGTTGAATTGGGTGTTTTTACTGCAGTAAAACAAGGCGGGCAAAACGGAGGAACTGAAGTCAGCGGAGCATCGTGGCTGGAAAGTGAACACAGCGTAAAAAACCACCAATGCCTTTTACCAATTGGCATGAGCAATAGTGATTCTTTATTTGATATTCTAAGTAAAATAAGCGGAAAAGACATTCCTGTGAAATATCGAATGCAGCGAGGTCGCTTACTGGATTCTTATGCCGATGGACACAAATACATTTTTGGAAAAAAGGCTGTGGTTTACGGCGAAGAAGATTTAGTTCTGGCCTTGTGTTCATTTCTTGATGAAATAGGAGTCGAAGTTGTTTTGGCAGCCTCGGGAGCAAACAGCGGAAAGCTTCAAAAAGAAATCATCAGACATTGTCCGGAACATGGAAAAACCATCAAAGTAATTAGTGATTCTGATTTTGAACAAATCAATGAGGCGTGCAATACAATTAAACCAGACTTTCTAATCGGAAACAGCAAGGGAAATTACATTGCCGGCAATTTTAACATCCCGCTGATAAGAGTCGGCTTTCCTATTCACGATCGAATTGGAGGACAACGGATTACTCTTCTTGGTTATCAGGGGACTCAGGAATTATTCGACAAGGTGGTAAATGCCATGATTGAATACAAACAAAACAATTCTCCTATCGGATATAAATACATGTAA